The Natranaerobius trueperi genome segment TCAAACTCTAATGATTTCTTTACTCCAAATGCTAATATGACAAGATCAAAGTTTCTCAAAGGACTTATGCGAGCATCTGATATTGTTCCTGAAGAAGATGAAGAAGATGATAATAACAATAATTTTAATGTGAATAACGATCTATTTGGTAACAATGATGAAGATGAAAATGAAAATGAAGAACAAAATGATGTACCTTTTGTAGATGTACAGTCAGATGATGAAATTTATCCCTATGTTGAAAAAGCATTGTCTAAAGAAATTCTAAAAGACTCAGACCTAGAAAATGATACCTTTAACGCTGAAGACCCAATAACTAGGGCAGAAGCTATTACTTATTTAATTAGATCTCTAGATTTTGAAGCTAAAGCTCCTGCACCAGGGTTTAGTTTACCATTTAATGATAGTCATCAAATACCAGATTATGCGAAAGACAGTATTTATGTTGCTGCTGATATCGGATTAGTTTCAGTAGATGATAATGTAAGACCTAATGAAGAACTTACTCGTGCAGAAGCTTCAGTGTTACTAGTTAGGTTTTTAGAGTTTCTTGAAAAAGACTTACAAAGAGATTATCGTGAAGAAATTGTGTTATTTTATTAAACTTAAGGGTCGTCTTATAAAGGAAAAGGTTGGATTTTTAAGTTGAAATATTACAAGCTAATTCACAAACTTTTGACATAAAAAATAGCAGTTCTCTTTATCAAAAAGGAGAGAACTGCTATTTTTAATTAATGCACGTAAATCAGATACTATTCTATTAATTAACAAAGTAAGTTATAAAAATACTCCCAATGATTAATAAAATTAAAAGTTCCTTTAAAGTAAAATGACGATATAGAGATTAAAAGAAAAAAAACAAACTATAAAAGTCAAAATATTAAGTAGTTCCAATAACCATAATCTATTCTCTTTTTTGTACTTCCAAAACATAAAGGCATTAAAAAACCCAGTTGCAATAATAATTCCAGTCACAAATAAAATGAAATTCCCTGTGATTATGCTTAAACCAAAACCCAAAACAAAAATTACAATATTCCCATATTTATGAAATTTATTTATCAGCTCAAAGTCTTGGTCTTTAATATTATATTTTTTCTTCATGAAGTTTTCTAAAATAGTAGTTATAATCTCAAATGAAACGATGACCAGTATAAATTCAAGTAAAAAACCTAAGATAGTAGACCCTCCTCCCTTACCATCGATGCACATAACATATCTAAGTTCGTTAAACATCTACCTCGATTTAATTATACATTATTTGGAAGTAAGCTGAAAGTCTAGAATTATAAGAAATACCACACAAACTTCACGTCTAAAATCATGTGATTTGACTGCTACTTTTTTGTGATCTACCCTGTGATTTTAGATTTTTAACTTCAAAACCGACTTAATAAAGGTTACTTTTTTTTAATAAAGTTACTGATCTCACAAAATTGTCTAAAAAAAAGGAAAAACAAGAAAAATGTCGAATATATTATAATAGGTTCGTGGATTCTCAAATAAGAGGAGGAAAAGTAAATGAAAATCTTTAAAGGTCAGATGCTTCTAGTACTATCCTTAATAGTACTAATAGGAGTACTAAGTGGTTGTACAGAAGAAGTAGCAGAACAAGAAGCAGAAAAAACAGATGTTGTTGTTGTCGGAGGTGGAGCTTCTGGGCTTATGGCAGCAATTGAAGCAGATGAAGCAGGAAAAGATGTTATTTTGCTTGAGAAAATGCCAGCTCTTGGAGGAAGTACTATTAGATCACAGGCTTCTTTTTTAGCAGTGGATTCTTCTATTAATGAAGAACTTGAGATTGAGCCTTCAAAAGAAAGTTTAGTAGATTTTTTAGTAGAACAAGGCGATGGTGAAGTAAATGAAGAATTAATAACTCGTCTTGTTGGTATTTCAGGTGATACTGTAGATAAACTATTAGACAAAGGTGTTCCTTTTAACACAGAACAGCTTTCAACTGGTACACCACATTCTTCAGAGAAGTGGCGAGTGAGAACTGAAGGTGAGGGGCCAGGATTAATTTCTGCTCTACAAGATATTATAGATGAAACTTCAATTGATTTAAGATTAGAATCTTCAGCTATTTCATTATTAGAAGAAGATAATGAAGTTGTAGGTGTTGAAGTAGAAAGTAATGATGAAGTATATGAAATTGAATCACAAAAAGTTATTTTAGCAACTGGTGGTTTTGATAGAAATGAGGAACTTATGGAAGAGTTAAATAGTGATTATGACAATAATGTAAGCTTGACTGGTATAGGTAATACTGGTGACGGTTTAACTATGGCAAAAGAAATGGGTGCAGACATCGTTGGTAATGGTGTTATAGGTATCATGGCTGTAAATGAAGATTTTGGTTATATGGGTGATATTGGTAGCTTGTTATACGGGTCAAATTTCTTTATCAATCAAGACGGAGAACGTTTTGCTGATGAATCTAAGTTCTACCCAGAGTTTCATCAAGATCTTAATGATCAGCCAAATAAATTAAGTTATGTTTTGTTTGGAGAAGATAGTTATCAAGAGAATCTAGATGAAGCAGTTGAAGAAGGTGTTGCAGTTAAAGCAGATACTATTGAAGAATTAGCAGACGAGTTAGAAATAGACCCAAAAACTCTAACTAATACTATTGAAACCTATAATGAAGACTATAGAGAAGGAGAAGACACAGAGTTTGGAACATCTGTTGATAATATGACTCCTATTAAAGAAGGTCCTTATTATGCACTACAGGTTAAGCCTGCTAAGATCGGTACAATTCCTGGACTAAGGACTGATGAAAATACTAGAGTATTAGACGAAGACGGAGAGCCGATTCCTAATTTATTTGCTTCAGGTGAAGTTATTATGGGAAATGTAATAATGGATGAATATCCATCAAGTGGTATGGGAATATCAACTGCTCTATTCACAGGAAGAATAGCTGGTATGGAAGCAGCAGAAGAAATTGAATAATTAACATAAAAAGAGGCTGAAACTCGTTTACGGGTTTCAGCCTCTTTTTATGTTATAAAACTTCTTATAACCTATTTCTCTATATATACAGCATGATCCTTTTGTGACCACTCAACTGTAGCCCCTAATTTTTCACTAACAAATCTAAGAGGAACAACTAGTCGATTGTTTTTGGTAATAGTTGTAGAATTATCTTGGTCTAAATAAAGTTTAGTATTTTGTTCACTTGTCTCTATAGTGACCAATCGTTTAGAGCCTATCCAACGTGTTTTTGCACCAAAGGCATCTGAAATAGTTCTAAGTGGAACTACTGTATTGTTGTTATTATCTATAAAAGCTGGTTGATCTTTTATAGCAAGTAATTCATCATTAATAAATACATCTACAGTTTCATCTTTTTGATCTGTTACGATAAAGCTTTTTCTAGGCTCTAAATTAAAAGCTCTTAAAGCAAAAAAATCATTTCGATACTGAACTATATCATAAAGGTTATGGTTTTTGCCTTGATTACCAACCTTTGACCAATCCCTGCCATTATATGAGGTGACCATTGTACTATTATTTCCAACAGCAATGAACTTCTCATCATTACTAGCTATGGCGTATAAGTGGTCATTTAAATCAGCTACCTCCACTTTTTTCCAGTTAAGCTTATCATTTTCATCATCTTCGTCATAATAAAAGATAGTGCCATAGTCACCAACAGAAACAAATTTCTCGATTTCTTCATTGTAGGTGATATCATTAAGTATAGGAAAATAACCACCTGTAAGCCCTTCATAATCTATAACTTTACGTTCCCATTCTTCATCTTCTAAGATATATACTTCAGCATAGTTATGATTTTTTTCAATAACAATTGTTTTATCATCATTCCAAGCAATACCTTTTAGATCATTAGATGAGATAGACTCTGTTTCCCAGTCTGTCCCGTCTTGTGAAGTTAGTACAGTACCAGAATCTCCAATAGCAATAAACTCATCATCATTCCAGATAATATCACTTAACCGGTTGTTGTTTTCATCAAATTGCATTTCCCAAGTATTTAGATCTTCAGATGAATAGATAGTTCCTTTTTTAGTCACTAAGATCCAGATATCGTTATTATATGCTATACCAGTGAATTCATCTGTGATATCAGTAGTGGTAGTAGACCAATTAGTTCCGTTATTTGAAGTTATAATAACTCCTCTATAGTCATCTGAACCTACTGCTATTAATTTATTATCTTCCTGTATAAGACTATTTAATGTTAGATCATCTTCTGTATGTATAGTATTCCAATGTTCACTAGCTAAAGTAGTATTACCAAAGTTTATGACTAAAAGTATTACTACAATATAAATTAGTTTCATTATTATTACATCCCCTCTCTAATAGATTCTCAAAGTTAAATTCTACTTTTATCTACAGATTCCTTCAAAAGTTAATAGGGTTATTAGCTAGCTAAGAAATATATTGTATGATAAGCTAAAATCATATTAGATTTAAAAGGGGAGTTTTTATATGTCTAATTTAGAATATAGAATACTAGGATCTGTAATGCCTATGCTTGAGTTAAAGTTACAAAAAGATCAAAAAGTTTATTCCCAGTCGGGTGCAATGCAGTGGATGGATGCTAACATAAAAATGGATACGGGTATGCAAGGTGGTATGTTTGGTGCTTTAAAAAGAAAAGTTTCTGGAGAAGATATGTTTTTAACTCATTTTTCTGGCTTAGAAGATAAAGCTACAGTTGCCTTTGGGCATACTTATCCAGGGAGTATAATCCCATTAGATATTTCTAAAGGTAGTATGATTTGTCAAAGAAGATCTTTTCTTTGTGCAACAGAAGATGTAGATTATGGGGTATACCTACAGAAAAAGCTTAGCACAGGCTTTTTTGGAGGAGAAGGTTTTATAATGCAAAAATTATCAGGAAGTGGTACAGCTTTTATAGAGATTGATGGTGAATGTGTAGAAAAAGAGTTGGCTTCTGGTGAAACAATAAGAGTTGAAACTGGATCTGTAGGAGCCTTTCAAGAAAGTGTTACTATGAAGATTGAACGGGTTAAAGGTATTAAAAATATGTTTCTTGGAGGAGAAGGGTTGTTTTTAACAAGTCTTACAGGACCAGGAAAGGTGTGGCTACAAACTATGCCAATTCAAAGTTTATCAGGTGAATTATCAGGTTATTTACCAATTAATAATTCTTAAGTTTAATAAAAGCCCTACCATTAAGTAGGGCTTTTATTGATTACTCTTCAGTAATTTCTTGTTGTGAATCACTAGATAATTTATTATCAATATTATTTAATGATTCATGCATTTTGAAAATTACAATAAGTAATTCACAGTAAACTCGTGATGTTAGCGGACCTACTACTAATATTATGAGACCGAAGAAAACCTGAAATCCGCCACCAAATTGAGCTGCCATTCCTGAAACAATACTAGATAACCCAATAAAAATTGAAACTGCAACTCCAATCCAAAAAATAATTTTAATAATGGTAGGAGTAATCATTTTGTTAAAAGAAACAAACTCACGTAGATAATCATTAAGTTCTTTTTGATTATTGCTCATTCTAGCCCTCCTTTATTGTTAGTTAGTCGAGAGATTTACTCAGTAATGTAGTTTTACTACAATGTAAATAGTTCTCAACATAGTATTAAAAATCCTTTTATAAGTTAATATAAATTCAGATTTAAAGGGATAATATAAATATAGCTTTCTAATTAATATTAACGTTAGTATAACTATGTTATAATTTTAAATAACAATAATGAATTGAAAGGGGCTCTACTATGAGTGAAGATATCCCAAAGGTGCTAATAAGCTCATGTTTAGGTTTTTCTGCATGTCGATATGATGGAAGTATAATAAGAGAAGACTTTATTGAAGAACTTAAAAACTTCGTGAAATTTATTCCAGTTTGCCCTGAAGTAGGAATAGGACTTGATACTCCTCGAGATGTTTTAAGACTATATCGAGATAATGACTCAGTTAGGCTATATCAAAAAGATACAGATACAGACTTAACAGAGGGTCTACGGGAGTTTTCAAGTGAATTTTTCAGTGAGTTAGGGAACATAGAAGGTGCCATTTTAAAGAATCGTTCACCAAGTTGTGCTGTGAAGGATGCTAAAATTTACACAGAAAAGGAAAGTAATATTACTGAAACTAGAGAGTCTGGACTTTTTACTAAAGAGCTTTTACAAGAGTATCCTAAGCTTACGGTTGAAGATGAAGGGAGATTAACTAATCTAAAAATTAGAGAAAACTTTTTGACTAGTATATTTACATTGAATAGGTTTAATAAAATATATGAAAATGGAACTGCTAATGAATTAATTGAGTTTCATAAAAACCATAAGTTTTTAATTATGTCCTATAATGAAGAGAAAATGAGAAAACTAGGTAAGCTTGTTGCAAGTCAAGATAAATTCTCTCGTGAAGAATTATTTAACTTGTACCATAAAAATTTAGTAGATGCTTTACATAGTGATGATACTCTAAATAAAAAGATTAATGTACTGATGCATATCATGGGTTTTTTCAAAGATAAAGCAAACTCTGATGAGAAGGCTTTTCTATTAGATACTCTAGAAAAATATAGAAATAATCAATTACCGCCATCAGTTCCCATTAATATTTTAAAATCCTGGGCTGTAAAGTATGAGGAGGATTATCTATTATCCCAATACTTTTTTTCGCCCTTCCCTGAAGAACTTTTGAGTCTTGATGATTCAGGGAAAACAAGATAAAATTACTGATAAGTAGCCTTTGTCTGATTTTGTCTAAAGTGAAGGTTTAGTTTAATAAAGTGATTTTTTAAGTGTTTAGGGTGGAGGTGCTCTTTGAATGGACAAGCTAGATTTTATTCCTATAATTTTGGGTAGTGATTCTAATGCATATGGAATGGCTAGATCTTTTTATGAAGAATATCAAGTATCAAGTATTGCTTTAGGAAAAGGACAGCTTCCTCCTACTCAAAATAGTAACATCATATCAGTTGAAGTTTATAAAGATTTAGATAAACCTGATGTTTTTCAAAATACACTAATTCAAAAAGCAAAAGAACTTAAATCTAAAGCTGATAAGTTAATATTAATAGCAAGTAGTGATAATTACGCAGAATTAATCATTAGAAATAAAGAGGTACTAGAACAGTACTACATTGTTCCATTTGTGAGTGAAGAGTTAATGGATCAATTGATCTATAAAGAAAATTTCTATGAAGTATGTGAAAAGTATAATATTGATTATCCTAAAACATTAATTTGTACCCCTGAGGATAAGGATAATATTGAACCTTCTTTTGAGTTTCCTGTTGTAATTAAAGCATCTGATAGCCTAAGTTATGCTGTCTGTAATTTTAAAGGTAAGAAAAAAGCTTATATAGTTAACGACAAGGAAGAGTTTCGTGATGTTATTGATAAGATTTACTTATCAGGATATAATGGTAATTTAATAATTCAGGAATACATTCCTGGAGATGACAGTGAGATGCGGGTTTTAAACTGTTACTCAGGTAAAGATCAAAAAGTTAAGATGATGTGTTTAGGTAGGGTTCTTTTAGAAGATTGTACACCACTTTTAGTTGGAAACTATGTAGGTATAATAAATGAATATAACCAACATATTTATAATAAATACAAAGCTTTTCTAGAAGAAATTGGCTTCGAAGGTTTTGCAAATTTTGATATGAAATATGATCGTCGTGATGGTAAGTATAAGTTGTTTGAAATGAATCTTCGTCAAGGTAGAAGTAGCTATTTTGTAACTGGTAGTGGTTATAATTTAGCTAGATATTTAGTAGAAGATAGAGTTTACAATAAAGAGCAAGAGATAGTTTTTGCTGATAATGAACATTTATGGCTTAGTGTTTCTAAAGGGTTATTACTTAAGTACTTAAATGATAAATCCTTACAGTCAGAAGTGAAGAAATTGATAAAACAAAATAAATACTGTTCTACTTTAGATTATAAAGAAGACTTTAATATGAAACGTTTTATAAAAAACCTTTCATATAACTATGAATACTACAAAAGGTTTAAAAGGTATTATGAGAAAAAGTATTAGAAAGGGGGTAAGAACTTGCCTATACTAGACAAGTCTAATGAAAAAGAATTAGCTAGATATAATGAGTTTATCAGATCCTCAAAATATACCCATGCTACCCAAGATATTAATTGGTCACAGGTTAAAACAGGTTGGGATAATGAACAGGTCTATGTTGAAAGAGATGGTGAAATAGTAGCAGCCATGTCTCTTGTAATTAAATCCGTTATATTTAATTATAGTATGCTTTATGCGCCTAGGGGACCTGTCTGTGATATTACTGATGTTGATTTAGTTAATGAACTCGTTTGTGAAGCTGATAAAGTAGCGAAAAAGCATAATGCTTTTATGTTACGTTTTGATCCTGAAGTGATCTATGATGAAAATATTGAATCACGTTATCTTAATTCAGGTTATAAGGTGAGAAATCGAGATAAGGATAAGGATGATTTAATCCAACCAAGGTATAATATGATACTAAATATACAAGATCATGATGAAGAATCTTTGATGAGTAAGTTCAAATCAAAAACAAGATATAATATCCGGTTAGCTCGTCGTAAAGGTGTAACAGTTACTTATTCTGATAGTGATGAAACCTTAGACATATTTTATAAGTTATATGAAGATATGTCTAAGAGAAAAGGAATCGGTTATCGTCCTTATAGATATTTTAAAGATATGCGTGATGCTTACAAAGGTAGCTTGAGAATTTATGTAGCTGAACATGAAGGTGATTATTTAGCAGCTGGTATATCAATTAATTATGGTGGTAAGGTTTGGTATGTATATGGTGGTAGTACTAGCTATAAAAGAAATTTAATGGCAAGCCATTTGTTACAATGGGAAATGATTAAATGGGGACTTGAAACAAATGCTCATGAATATGACTTTGGTGGTGTATTTGTCCTAGATAATAAAGATGGGTTATATAGATTTAAAAATGGTTTTTGCCATGAAGATGGTGTAACCGAATTTATAGGAGAATTTGATCGAGTTTATAAACCGTCAATATATTATGCATTTACAAATATTGTTCCTAAAGTACAAGAACTAAAAAGAAAGTTAAAAAGGTCAGCTTAGAAGTCAATCCTTCCGAATTAGGAAGGATTGACTTTCTAATATAATATTGTATATATGTTAGGGGGGAGATAATGGTATCAGGTATTGTACTTACTTTTTTAATAGCTATAATTGCATTAACAGTAAACTTTATCTATTCACCGATAAGTCCAGTCTTAATAGCTGTTTTTTTAGGAATCATTATTAAAAACTCTGCTTATTTACCTAAAAACACTGAACCTGGAATAAAGTACTCTGCAAAAAAGTTACTAAAACTAGGGATTATCTTATTAGGGGTGAGGCTTAGCTTTTTTGATATCCTGAACTTAGGCTTTTCATCACTACTTATTATAATAATTTGTATACTTCTTGCTTTATCTTTAGTTATCAATTTATCACGATTTATAGGCGTACCTAAAAAATTAGCTACCTTAATTGCCATTGGTACAGCTATATGTGGTAACACTGCAATAGTAGCTTCTGCACCTGTAATTAAAGCAAAGGAAGAAGAGGTAGCTTTTGCAGTAGCAACTATTACTGTTTTTGGATTATCTGCAATTATAATTTATCCTTTGATTGGTGGTTTTATTGGTCTAACTCAAGTAGAATTTGGTACCTGGGCTGGTACAGCTATAAATGATACAGGACAAGTAATTGCTTCTGGTTTTTTATATGGTGACAAAGCAGGTGAGGTTTCAACTATAGTTAAGTTGACTAGAAATATCTTTTTAGCACCTGTTGTATTTTTATTTTCTCACTTAACTGTGAAAAATGAAGCTAGTAAAGAGGATATTAAGGTAGATTATACAGCTATCTTTCCATGGTTTGTAGTAGGTTTTTTAGGGATGGCCTTACTTAGAACAACTGGTATCCTACCAGAGACTTTAATCTCTACTATTTCATTTTTATCTGATCTATTAATTGTTATGGCATTAGCTGGGATAGGTTTAGGAATCCAACTATCTTCTCTTAAAGGGTTAGGTTTAAAAGCTTTCTTTACAGGTTTAACAGCTTCATTTATTATGGGTATAACTAGTTTATTATTGATAACATTACTTTTATAATATAAAAAGGGAGCTTTTTTTAAGCTCCTTTTTTTCTTACCTGTTCAAAAAACCTCGTACCAATCTATCTATGATTTTACCCTCACGTGAGTACAGTTAGTATTATTAGACTACTATCCTGCGTTTTTAATATTCGTTTTTGTATTTTAGAAGGAATAAACATGTGAAGTGTCAAAATATTTTATATAATGTTCTTTGTATTAATCACAGTTATATTAAGGAAGTGATTACTAAATGGTTACGAAAAAACCTAGCGGCCCAGTGTTTAGTAATATTTCCATTATAAATCGTGCTTTTTGTGAATTAGGTTCTCCACTCCCTTACGATATGTTAGTGGAGTATGTCCAGGTAAACTGGGCAAATGGTAAAGGGTTAGATAGAAAAACTTCTAGTGAACATGTAAAAACAGCGCTTTCTGCAAGTTTTTATTTTGAAGAAGCCTTTAAGGGATACTACCGAAAAAAAGAATTTCAATTTAAAGAATTAGATGACCTTCATGACCAGTTAAAAGAGACATTAGTTCCACAAACCTTTAATAGTACAAACAATAATAAGTATCAAATCAAGGATATTTATCTAGATCCTCGTTTTGATGTAATGGAAATAGAAAATGGAAGTGTTGATTCTAAATATATATTGTTAAGTGAATGGGAACTACTAAATGATTTAGTTATTAGAATTATGGCAGAAGATAATTCTAATAAAACGGTTAAAGAACTTACAAATCAGGTTAAAAATAAGTATGAAATTAATAATGAAAATGCACTATTTATTCCCCAGATAGATAATAGGTTTACTGTTACAAAAGATTTAGTAAGTCTTAGCTCTTCTAGAGAACAAGTTATTAAAGAATTAAATGATGATAGTAAGTTTCATGTAGAGGTCACACCAAGTATTAGAGAACAGATAGCTAAAAAAACACATGATATTTTTTCATATATAACGAGTGGTACAGAAGTTAAGATACGTAATATAGTAAAAAATATATTTTCCCTTGATGTTTATAAAACAAATTTCCCAGCATATTTTCAAGCTGTACGTGAACATTTAATAGCTTATGATGATATCTATCTAAATAGTAAACAAGATGCTATTATTTACATGAAAGCAAACCCTTTTTCAAATACAAGGCCTCATGCTAAAACAATATCTTACCTTAGAAAGCATGAACTGAAATCCCCTTCTAGTGACAATTCCCTAACTTATACATTAAGATATTATGATCGCATCCAACAAACTCTTGAAGGTAGTTATTTTTCTAACTGGATAAAGAAAGATGATCATCTAAAGGTATACTTACAGTTAGAAGACCAAACAAAAGAATTAATATTCTTTTTTGAAAGAGACAGCTGTTTATTATATGGTGGTCATTTAGTAAAGTTAATGAACAATTTTTCATTAGTTCCTGGTCAAAGACTACATTTTTTTTGTGATGATTCAAAGTAAGCGTCAAACTATC includes the following:
- a CDS encoding DUF4181 domain-containing protein; translation: MFNELRYVMCIDGKGGGSTILGFLLEFILVIVSFEIITTILENFMKKKYNIKDQDFELINKFHKYGNIVIFVLGFGLSIITGNFILFVTGIIIATGFFNAFMFWKYKKENRLWLLELLNILTFIVCFFSFNLYIVILL
- a CDS encoding FAD-dependent oxidoreductase, producing MKIFKGQMLLVLSLIVLIGVLSGCTEEVAEQEAEKTDVVVVGGGASGLMAAIEADEAGKDVILLEKMPALGGSTIRSQASFLAVDSSINEELEIEPSKESLVDFLVEQGDGEVNEELITRLVGISGDTVDKLLDKGVPFNTEQLSTGTPHSSEKWRVRTEGEGPGLISALQDIIDETSIDLRLESSAISLLEEDNEVVGVEVESNDEVYEIESQKVILATGGFDRNEELMEELNSDYDNNVSLTGIGNTGDGLTMAKEMGADIVGNGVIGIMAVNEDFGYMGDIGSLLYGSNFFINQDGERFADESKFYPEFHQDLNDQPNKLSYVLFGEDSYQENLDEAVEEGVAVKADTIEELADELEIDPKTLTNTIETYNEDYREGEDTEFGTSVDNMTPIKEGPYYALQVKPAKIGTIPGLRTDENTRVLDEDGEPIPNLFASGEVIMGNVIMDEYPSSGMGISTALFTGRIAGMEAAEEIE
- a CDS encoding ATP-grasp domain-containing protein; the encoded protein is MDKLDFIPIILGSDSNAYGMARSFYEEYQVSSIALGKGQLPPTQNSNIISVEVYKDLDKPDVFQNTLIQKAKELKSKADKLILIASSDNYAELIIRNKEVLEQYYIVPFVSEELMDQLIYKENFYEVCEKYNIDYPKTLICTPEDKDNIEPSFEFPVVIKASDSLSYAVCNFKGKKKAYIVNDKEEFRDVIDKIYLSGYNGNLIIQEYIPGDDSEMRVLNCYSGKDQKVKMMCLGRVLLEDCTPLLVGNYVGIINEYNQHIYNKYKAFLEEIGFEGFANFDMKYDRRDGKYKLFEMNLRQGRSSYFVTGSGYNLARYLVEDRVYNKEQEIVFADNEHLWLSVSKGLLLKYLNDKSLQSEVKKLIKQNKYCSTLDYKEDFNMKRFIKNLSYNYEYYKRFKRYYEKKY
- a CDS encoding YbgA family protein, yielding MSEDIPKVLISSCLGFSACRYDGSIIREDFIEELKNFVKFIPVCPEVGIGLDTPRDVLRLYRDNDSVRLYQKDTDTDLTEGLREFSSEFFSELGNIEGAILKNRSPSCAVKDAKIYTEKESNITETRESGLFTKELLQEYPKLTVEDEGRLTNLKIRENFLTSIFTLNRFNKIYENGTANELIEFHKNHKFLIMSYNEEKMRKLGKLVASQDKFSREELFNLYHKNLVDALHSDDTLNKKINVLMHIMGFFKDKANSDEKAFLLDTLEKYRNNQLPPSVPINILKSWAVKYEEDYLLSQYFFSPFPEELLSLDDSGKTR
- a CDS encoding TIGR00266 family protein codes for the protein MSNLEYRILGSVMPMLELKLQKDQKVYSQSGAMQWMDANIKMDTGMQGGMFGALKRKVSGEDMFLTHFSGLEDKATVAFGHTYPGSIIPLDISKGSMICQRRSFLCATEDVDYGVYLQKKLSTGFFGGEGFIMQKLSGSGTAFIEIDGECVEKELASGETIRVETGSVGAFQESVTMKIERVKGIKNMFLGGEGLFLTSLTGPGKVWLQTMPIQSLSGELSGYLPINNS
- a CDS encoding stalk domain-containing protein, yielding MKLIYIVVILLVINFGNTTLASEHWNTIHTEDDLTLNSLIQEDNKLIAVGSDDYRGVIITSNNGTNWSTTTTDITDEFTGIAYNNDIWILVTKKGTIYSSEDLNTWEMQFDENNNRLSDIIWNDDEFIAIGDSGTVLTSQDGTDWETESISSNDLKGIAWNDDKTIVIEKNHNYAEVYILEDEEWERKVIDYEGLTGGYFPILNDITYNEEIEKFVSVGDYGTIFYYDEDDENDKLNWKKVEVADLNDHLYAIASNDEKFIAVGNNSTMVTSYNGRDWSKVGNQGKNHNLYDIVQYRNDFFALRAFNLEPRKSFIVTDQKDETVDVFINDELLAIKDQPAFIDNNNNTVVPLRTISDAFGAKTRWIGSKRLVTIETSEQNTKLYLDQDNSTTITKNNRLVVPLRFVSEKLGATVEWSQKDHAVYIEK
- a CDS encoding YeiH family protein; this encodes MVSGIVLTFLIAIIALTVNFIYSPISPVLIAVFLGIIIKNSAYLPKNTEPGIKYSAKKLLKLGIILLGVRLSFFDILNLGFSSLLIIIICILLALSLVINLSRFIGVPKKLATLIAIGTAICGNTAIVASAPVIKAKEEEVAFAVATITVFGLSAIIIYPLIGGFIGLTQVEFGTWAGTAINDTGQVIASGFLYGDKAGEVSTIVKLTRNIFLAPVVFLFSHLTVKNEASKEDIKVDYTAIFPWFVVGFLGMALLRTTGILPETLISTISFLSDLLIVMALAGIGLGIQLSSLKGLGLKAFFTGLTASFIMGITSLLLITLLL
- a CDS encoding lipid II:glycine glycyltransferase FemX, yielding MPILDKSNEKELARYNEFIRSSKYTHATQDINWSQVKTGWDNEQVYVERDGEIVAAMSLVIKSVIFNYSMLYAPRGPVCDITDVDLVNELVCEADKVAKKHNAFMLRFDPEVIYDENIESRYLNSGYKVRNRDKDKDDLIQPRYNMILNIQDHDEESLMSKFKSKTRYNIRLARRKGVTVTYSDSDETLDIFYKLYEDMSKRKGIGYRPYRYFKDMRDAYKGSLRIYVAEHEGDYLAAGISINYGGKVWYVYGGSTSYKRNLMASHLLQWEMIKWGLETNAHEYDFGGVFVLDNKDGLYRFKNGFCHEDGVTEFIGEFDRVYKPSIYYAFTNIVPKVQELKRKLKRSA
- a CDS encoding DUF4282 domain-containing protein, producing the protein MSNNQKELNDYLREFVSFNKMITPTIIKIIFWIGVAVSIFIGLSSIVSGMAAQFGGGFQVFFGLIILVVGPLTSRVYCELLIVIFKMHESLNNIDNKLSSDSQQEITEE